The Streptomyces sp. NBC_00306 sequence CCGCGGCGAAGGCGGCCGGCATGGATGTCTACGGGTTCACCGCGATGACGGCCGCCGAGAAGCTGGCCGGTGCGAAGGGGTACTTCGGGTCCATGGCCGAGCTGCCCGAACTGCTCGTCTGATCCGGCCGATTGGTTGCGTGATCGATCTACCGCTGGGTAGGGCATCGGCCTACGCTGTCCGGCCATGACGGATGCGCGGTTGGGGCAGCGGTTGCGGCGTGGTCGCGCCTCGTTGGCGTTGAGCTTCTTCGCGCAGGGAGTGGCGTTCGCGCTGCTCGTGACGCGTATACCTGCGGTGCAGGACCGGTACGGGATATCCGACGCCCTGCTGCCCGTCTTCCTCGCGGCGGTGCCGATTCTCGCCGGTGCGGGGAGCGTGGTCACCGAGCGGCTGGTGCGGCGGATCGCCCCCAGTGCCGTACTGCGGTGGTCCCAGCCGGTGGTGATGCTGGCGCTGCTGGGGGTCGCCGCCGGGACCGACGTGTGGCAGGTCGCGGTCTCCCTCGGGGTCTTCGGGCTCGCGGTGGGTGCGCTGGACGCGTCCATGAACATGCTCGGGGTGAGCCTTCAGCGGGCGTACGGACGCAGCATCATGCTCGGTTTCCACGCGGCGTACAGCCTCGGTGGGATTGCCGGCGCCTCGCTGGCGTGGGCGGGGGCGCACTGGGACCTGTCGCTGTTGGTCTCGTATCTGCCGGTGGTGGGTGTGCTGCTGCCGGTGGTGCTGGTGGCGAGCCGGTGGTACGCCGACCAGGAGCCGGTCCCGCAGACACAGGCGCAGGCGGGGGAGCGCGACGGGGCGGGTGTCGGGTTCCGGTTGCTGCTGCCGTTCTGCCTGGTGATGGCGTTCGCCTACATCGGGGACTCGACGGTCTCCAACTGGAGCGCGAAGTATCTGCAGGACGTGCTCGGGAGCTCGGAGGAGGTCGCGACCGTCCCGTACAACGCGTACATGGTGACGACCCTGCTGGGCCGGGCGGTGGGCGACCTGGGCGTGCGGCGGTTCGGTGCCGTGGCGGTCGTGCGGTGCGGGACGGTGCTGGCGGCGGCCGGGTTCGCCGTGGTGGCGGTGGCTCCCGGGCCCGCGGTGGGGATTCTCGGCTTCACCCTGCTGGGGTTCGGGTTGTGTGTGATCGTGCCGCAGACGTTCGCCGCGGCCGGACGGCGGGCGGTCGAGGCCGGGGGGCCCGGGGCGAGCGATGCGGCGGTGGCCAGGCTCAACGTCTTCAACTATGTCGGATTCCTGGTCGGTTCACCGCTCGTCGGGGCGCTCGGGGACGCCTGGAGCTATCGGTGGGCGATGGTCGTGCCGATGGTGTTGGTGCTGGTGACGTTGCGGTACGCCCGCTCGTTCGGCGCGGAGCCGGCCGGATACGGTGGCGGGCATGAGCGGCCGCGGATTGTTGATGTGGGACGAGGCGGTAACGAAGTATGACTTCGGGAGCAGCCATCCGATGGACCCGGTGCGGCTCGCGCTGACCATGGGGTTGGTGCGGGCGTACGGGCTGGACCGTGCGCTGGACGTGGTGTCCGCGAAGTCCGCCGGGGACTCCACGCTCCGGCTCGTGCACCGTGAGGACTATGTGGCGGCGGTCCGGGCGGCTTCGGCGGACCCGAAGTCGGCGGACCAGTCGTACGGGCTCGGCACGATGGACGATCCGGCCTTCGCGGGGATGCACGAGGCGTCCGCGCTGATCGCGGGGCAGTCGGTCGGGGCCGCGGAGGCGGTCTGGCGGGGTGAGGCCGCGCACGCGGTGAACTTCGCGGGCGGTCTGCACCATGCGATGCCCGGTGCGGCCTCGGGGTTCTGCATCTACAACGACGCGTCGCTGGCGATCGCGCGGCTGCTGGAGCTGGGTGCGGAGCGGGTCGCGTACGTCGATGTGGATGTGCACCACGGGGACGGCGTCCAGGCGGCGTTCTGGGACGATCCGCGGGTGCTAACGATCTCGATGCACGAGCATCCGCGGATGCTGTTCCCCGGTACCGGCTGGCCGGAGGAGACCGGCGGGGACGGTGCGGCGGCGGGCAGCGCGGTCAATCTGGCGCTGCCGGCCGGGACCGGCGACGAGGGCTGGCTGCGGGCGTTCCATGCGGTGGTGCCGGAGCTGCTGGCCGACTTCAGGCCGGACGTCCTGGTGACGCAGCACGGGGCGGACACGCACTTCGAGGACCCGCTGGCGCATCTGGCGGTGTCGTTGGACGCACAGCGGGCGGTACAGGAGTCGTGCCATGCGCTGGCCCACGACCATGTGGACGGCGGCCGGTGGGTCGCGCTCGGGGGCGGCGGGTACGCGGTGGTGGACGTGGTCCCCAGGTCGTGGACGCATCTGGTGGGGATCGCCGGACATGCGCCGGTGGACCCGGAGTCGGTGATCCCGTCGACGTGGCGGGACGAGGTGTACGCGCGGACGCGTCAGCTGGGGCCGGGACGGATGACGGACGGCCGTACGCCGACGTGGCGCGAGTGGGAGGCGGGTTACGACCCGGCGGACCGTCTGGACCAGGCGGTGCTGGCGACGCGGCGGACGGTGTTCCCGCTCAGGGGGCTGCTGCCGTAGGCGGACTGCCCCGACCGGCACCGGCGGGTGAGCGGCACCGAGTGGCGGCCGCGCGGCCGTACGGCACTGCTCCGTCCGCCCTTACTCCCGTTACGCCAACCGTGCGGTCACTCCCTCCTTTTCGTACGGGCCCGCGTCCGCTGCGGGAGCATCGGGAGCGTGTTGAGTACCGGAGCGCTGCGGGCGCATATTCTGGCGGCCCGGTTGGCCGGGTCCGTCGCCACGTCGCGGGAGGCGAGTCTGCGCAGTTACCGGCTCTTCGCCGCGCGTGATCCCCGCGCCACCCTCGGACTCCTTCCCGAACGGGACTGGAGCGAGCGGGAGTTGATCGCTCTGATGGCCGACAGGTGTGGTGTTTCGGACGATCCCTCCTGTGTCGACGGGCCCGACGTCATCGACCCCGAGCGGACGCTGACCGCACTCGCCGCCTTCGCCGAACGGCTCGGTGCCGTTGCTGCTCGTGGGGGAGCTGTGCTGCTCGGGACCGGGCATCCGCACCGGCTGCTCGGGTTCTACGCCGGGCTGGCAGACGCTTTGTCGGCGGCGGGCTGCGTCGTTCTCACCCCCGCGCAGGGGCGATGTGTCGACATAACGACCCGGTTCGGCGTACGCACGTACAACCTTGAGTACGTACGGGGCGTCGCGATGGTGCGCGAGGCCGGCGCCCGGGGCGCCGCGAGTGAGACCGGCGCACACTCCCATTCCCCCCTGCCGGTTCGGGTCGCCCTGGAGGGTGTCGCGGAGGGCCAAGGGCCCCTGCCGGACCTCGTCGTGGGTGACCACGGCTGGGTCTGCGGGGCAGGTCAGCTGGGGATTGACGCGATCGGGCTCGCCGACACCGACGATCCGGCGCTCTTCGTGGGGGAGGCCGAGGGGCAGGTGTCCGTGGTCGTTCCGCTTGATGACGCTGTGCGGTCCGATTACTACCTACCGCTGACGCGCTATGTACTCAATCGAGCGTGTCTGTCACAGTAGGCGGCCGATCGCTGCTCCTCTTCCCCACTCGCACCACCCGCCCCTAGTCTGGGGAGTGAGCGCACAGCGACGAAGAGTCACCGGAGGGGAAGCCGGTGTGCGTCATGTGCGGAAGGTACAGGTGGGTCATGGCTGCTGGCAGCGAGAGGCCTCTCAACGAGGTCAAGTTCCTTACCGTGGCGGAGGTCGCCTCGGTGATGAGGGTGTCGAAGATGACCGTGTACCGGTTGGTGCACAGTGGTCATCTGCCGGCCATCCGGGTGGGGAGGTCCTTCCGGGTACCGGAGCAAGCGGTTCACGAATACCTCCGCGAGTCCTTTGTGGGGGTGGAATCCGCGTAGCCCGAGCAGGGCGGCTGCCCTCGGATTACAAGCTCGGGGTTATGGCGGGTAGGCTAGGCCGACGTAGGTCGTGTGGGCCCAGACGCCCCGCACCGAGTGAAGAGAAGTGAGCGAGGGTAGTCGTGGGCTCTGTTATCAAGAAGCGGCGCAAGCGGATGGCGAAGAAGAAGCACCGCAAGCTGCTCAAGCGCACCCGCGTTCAGCGTCGTAACAAGAAGTAGTTCGTTACGGCAGCTGTACGTGTCATCACGGCCCCTCCACCGTTTCGGTGGAGGGGCCGCGGTGCGTCCACTGGCGAAACAGCGTCGTGCGGTCATCACAGCGCAACACCGAACCGCTACGGTGACGGATAAGGGTGGGGTGGACCTAAGGGAAGGCGCTGATCTTGGGCAAGGTCGTGCTCGTCACCGGTGTGGCCCGGCAGCTCGGAGGGCGGCTGGTACGGCGCATCCTCCGGGATCCCGGAGTGGACCGGGTGATCGGTGTCGATGCGGTGGACCCCGAGCACCATCTGGGCGGTGCCGACTTCGTACGCGCCGACATCCGCCAGCCGGCCATTGCGCGGGTGCTGGCCGAGCACGACGTCGACACGGTCGTGCACATGGACGTGACCGGTACGCCGCTCGGCGCCGGCGGCCGGACGACGGTCAAGGAGACCAACGTCATCGGCACCATGCAGCTGCTCGGGGCCTGCCAGAAGTCGCCGACGGTCAAGCGGCTGGTGATCAAGTCGAGTACGAGCGTGTACGGCTCGGCACCCCGCGACCCCGCGGTGTTCACCGAGACCACACCGCCCAAGTCCCTGCCCAGCGGCGGCTTTGCGAAGGACGCTGTCGAGGTCGAGGGGTACGTCCGCGGGTTCGCCCGCAGACGCCCGGACGTCGCCGTGTGCGTCCTGCGGTTCGCGAACATCCTCGGCCCGTGCGCCGATTCCCCGCTGGCTGAGTTCTTCTCGCTGCCCGTCATGCCGACCGTCTTCGGCTACGACCCGCGGCTGCAGTTCGTCCATGAGGACGATGTGATCGACGTGCTGCGGATCGCGCTCGACGAGCCGCGGCGCGGCACACTCAACAGCGGCACGTTCAACATCGCGGGCGACGGAGTGCTGCTGCTCTCGCAGTGCTCACGGCGTCTCGGGCGGCCGACACTGCCGGTTCTGCTGCCCGCGGTCACCTGGGTCGGCTCCGCGCTGCGTACGCTCGGTGTCACGGACTTCTCGCCCGAGCAGATCCGGCTGCTGACGCACGGCCGGGTGGTGAGTACGACGCAGATGCGCGAGACCCTGGGCTTCCAGCCGAAGTTCACGACCGCGGAGGCCTTCGCGGACTTCGCCCGCAGCCGGGGGCCGGGGCTGCTGCCGCCGGAGGCCCTGGCGGACGCCGTGGACCAATTGGCGGCGGCGCTGCCGGTCGGCGCCGGCCGGTCCGCCGGTCCGGCCTCCTCCCCCCAGACGACTCAGAGCGACGCCGAATAAGGAGCGCAGCCAACGATGGCGGACGCCAAGGTCATTCCGTTCGACGACGACCGTTCGCGCGGCAGCGCGCAGCGTGCTGCGCGACGGCGCCCCACGGGCGGCACGAGCCGGCGCAAGGCCGATCCCGGCGGTATGCGGGAGATGCCCGTGAGCCCGCTGCCCGCACAGCAGCCGGTGCTGAAGGCGTCGGACGCCGCCGAGCCGGAGCCGCCGGTGCAGCCGTCGGTGGAGCGGGGCGGCGGCTGGGACCGGCGGATCGCCGGCGGGCTTGCGTTCCTGCGCCGCCGGATCACCGGGGACTACGAGGTCGACGAGTTCGGCTACGACGAGGACCTCACCGACCAGGTCCTGATGTCGATGGTCCGGCCGCTGTACGAGAAGTACTTCCGTGTCGAGGTGAAGGGGATCGAGAACATCCCCTCCGACGGCGGAGCGCTGGTGGTGGCCAACCACTCGGGCACGCTGCCGCTGGACGGTCTGATGATGCAGGTCGCCGTCCACGACAACCATCCGGCGGGCCGTCATCTGCGGCTGCTCGCCGCGGATCTGGTCTTCATGCTGCCGGTGGTCAATGAACTCGCCCGCAAGGCCGGGCACACGCTGGCATGCTCCGAGGACGCCGAGCGGCTCCTTCAGCGCGGTGAGGTCGTCGGGGTGATGCCGGAGGGCTTCAAGGGCATCGGGAAGCCGTTCAGCGACCGCTACAAGCTTCAGAGGTTCGGGCGGGGCGGGTTCGTCTCCACGGCGCTGCGGGCGGGGGCTCCGATCGTGCCGTGCTCGATCGTGGGGGCGGAGGAGATCTACCCGATGATCGGCAACGCGAAGACGCTCGCGCGGCTGCTGGGTTTCCCGTACTTCCCGATCACGCCGACGTTCCCGTGGCTCGGTCCGCTGGGTGCGGTGCCGCTGCCGACGAAGTGGACGATCCAGTTCGGGGAGCCGATCCCGACGGACGGATATCCGCCGGAGGCGGCGGAGGACCCGATGCTGATGTTCAACCTGACGGACCAGGTGCGGGAGCAGATCCAGCACACGCTCTACAAGCTGCTGGTGCAGCGGCGGTCGGTGTTCTTCTAGCGTCTGCCGTTCGGCTCAGCACATGCCGGAGGGGCTGGATTTCTCCAGCCCCTCCGGCCTTGCTGTGTGTCAGTTGTCGTCCTCGGCCTCCAGGCCGAGACCCGGCAGGATTCCCGGCAGCAGCGGCGGGATGGTGATGTCCGGCTGCGGCGGGAACGGGTCCTTGCCCGAGGGCGAGGGTGTGTCGCCGTTCGTCGGAGGGTCGAGCAGATCGCCCGGGTCACCGCCGAGCAGACCGTCGTCCGACGCTTCACCGGAACCCGAGGGCTTCGGCTGGCCGGCCTCGCCCGGACGGGACTCGCCCGTGCCCGGCGCGGACGGTGTCGTACGACTGCTGCCCGGGCTCGATGTGCGGTCCGAGTCCTGCGAGGAGGCTCCGGGACGCTGACCGCCGCCACGGCTCTGCTCCGGGGCGCGGGGCAGCAGCGACTGAAGCGGCTCGACCTCTTGGTCTATGGCGTCGAAGACGTCGTTGACGTCGTCGCCGACATCGGTCAGCTGGGCCGGCAGCCGGTCCCGCAGCCCGTTCCACGCGTCACGGTGGGCGCGTGAGAACGAGTTGAGCTTCTGGATCGGTCCGAGCGAGCCGTCCCGTTCGTACGCCTCGTGGAGCAGCCGGTGGCCCTCGCCCGCGTCGTGCCGCACGCCGGTGAGGGCGCGGCGGACCTCGCCCAGTGATTCGTGGTCCAGGGCGCCCGCCCGTCCGCGCTCCATGAGGCGGCGGGCCTCACTGAGCCGGGTGGATGCCTGGTCGAGGTACAGCTCGCCGCGGTCGGACTCGCCTTCCGCCATACCGAGCCGGATGTCCTCCATGCCGCGCTTCAGCCCGTACAGCGTGTCACCTGGAAGGGCGTCGGAACTGGCAGCGGCCACTCCGCTGAAGGCTCCCGCGGCGACACCGACGGTCAGACCGCCGGCCGCGAGACCCTTCGACCAGCGGGAGCGTGGTCGCAATTTCCGGAGCGGGGAAGCCCGATGGGCGCCGCGGCCGGTCGTCCGCTGCTCGGGCACCGTAGGGCCCGCGGACCTGCCTCCCGAGGCCGTGCCTTCCTGGAGCATGGCTTCCATGGCGGCTACGAGCTGCGCTCGCTGCACCACTTTGACCTCGGGATCCATTACCGGTCCCGGCAGCTCGCCGAGACCGTTCGCCAGCGCCAACAGCCGTCCGTGCTCGGTCGGTTCGACCGCATCATCCGGCTGCTCGGCCGCCTGATCTTCCAAGGCCTGGGCGAAGGCGTTCGCCCGCCGGTGCGCCGAAACGTTCGCGATCACTGGCGGCACCTCCTCTCGTCATGACGGTCGACTCCCCTCGGGGTCCGGAAGGTTGCACACCTTGAGCGCAACCACACGATCGAGTGAGTGGCTGCGGGCACGGCGTGACCACAGGGAGCCTGCATCCCGCACAACGAGCGTCGCGGCACTTGGGTTACGCGCGAAAGATGATCGGACCAGTGCGTCATCGTGGCGTCACCGATTGTGAGTTGGGGTCGGTCAGCGGGCGTCGTCGGGCAGGAGGCGGGCCAGGGTGCGTACGGCACGGTACTGGAGGGTCTTGATCGCACCCTCGTTCTTGCCCATCACCCTGGCGGTCTCCGCGACCGACAAGCCTTGCAGGAAGCGCAGAGTCACGCATTCCTGCTGCTGAGGATTGAGTTTCTTGACGGCTTCCAGCAGCGCGGCATTGGACAGGGACTCCAGGACGGAGTCCTCCGGACTGCGTTCGACCTCGTTGGCGTCGAGCATCTCGCCGGTCGTGACCTCCAGCCGGAAGCGGCTGGACTTGAAGTGGTCGGCGACCAGGTTCCGCGCGATCGTGACCAGCCAGGCCCCGAAGTCGCGGCCCTGCCAGGTGAAGGTGGAGATTCGGCGCAGGGCCCGCAGGAACGTCTCACTCGTGAGGTCCTCCGCCGTCGCCTTCCCGCCCACCCGGTAGTAGATGTAGCGGTAGACAGTGTCGCTGTACTGGTCGTAGAGACGGCCGAATGCTTCCGCCTCGCCCGCCTGGGCGCGTTCGACCAGCTCCATCATGCGGGCGCTGTCGCTGTCGGCGCTGGGCCGGCGGGCGGTGGTCGAGGCGCCGGAGCCGCCCCGGCTGCTCCGTCTGCCGACCGCGCGGCCGTCGGCCAGGGCGTAGCAGGGAGCGGCGGGGCCGCTGGTGGCGAGGCGGGGCATGGCAAGGGCGGGGCCGGCGTACGCGGTGGGGACGAAACCGCGCAGGTGGTCGAGGACCGCCGCGCGGAGCGTAGCCAGGCCCGAGGCGTCAACCCCGACGTGTGGGTACACGGGACTCCCAGAGGCAGAGCTTCCATCACGTGCAGTGCGGGAATGTTCACCCGTCGTGGCGACTGGTGGGTTCCCGTATGCGTTTGAGGAGAATAACGCTTCGTACAGGCAGTGCTACACCCAGTTGCTCAAATCATCGTTTCCGTCGCTTCTGTTACGCCTCGGTGGCGGTTCAAGTAGCAGATCGTGAACGTTTGTTGATCGAAAAGCTTCGCGATATGACTCATCGCAGGGTGCGCCGCAGCCTGTTCCCTGCGGCCGGGAGCGTCCCGGATCGTCGCTCTGCGTGTCAGCGGCGGCGGCGGTGCAGGGCGACCGCGGCGGCCGTACCACCGGCGATGGCGCCGACGCCGGCCGCCGCCGGGATGCCGACCTTGGCCGCCTTGCGGCCGGTGCGGTAGTCACGCAGTCGCCATTCGCGCTCGCGTGCGTGCTTGCGCAGCTTCGTGTCCGGATTGATCGCATACGGATGCCCGACGAGCGAAAGCATCGGGATGTCGTTGTGCGAATCGCTGTACGCGGCGCAGCGGGCGAGCTCCAGGCCCTCGGCCGCGGCCAGGGCGCGGACCGCCTCGGCCTTCGCCGGGCCGTGCAGCGGCTCGCCGACGAGCTTCCCGGTGTAGACGCCGTCGACGGACTCGGCGACCGTGCCCAGTGCGCCGGTCAGGCCGAGGCGGCGGGCGATGATCGTCGCGGTCTCCACCGGGGCGGCGGTCACCAGCCAGACCTTCTGGCCCGCGTCCAGGTGCGCCTGCGCGAGCGCGCGGGTGCCGGGCCAGATGCGGTCGGCCATGTACTCGTCGTAGATCTCCTCGCCGATGCTCATCAGTTCGGAGACGCGGTGCCCCTTCACGATGGACAGGGCGGACTCGCGGACGTCCTGCATGTGCTCGGGGTCCTCGACCCCGGCGAGCCGGAACCAGGTCTGCTGCCAGGCGAATCTGGCCAGCTCACGGCGCTGGAAGAACTTCCGCTTGTACAGGCCGCGGCCGAAGTGGAAGATCGCGGCGCCCTGCATCACGGTGTTGTCGAGGTCGAAGAAGGCGGCGGCCCGATCGTCCCCGAGGACGGGGAAGTCGGGTTCGGCGGGCGGGGCGAAGCCGTCCAGCGTGCCGAATTCGTCGAGCTGCTGCGACGTCTTGCGCGCTGCCTCGGCTGCTGCCTCGCCGGCGAGCACGCTCCTTGCGGTGGCGGAGCGCCTACGGGGGGTGAGCCATCCCAGTGCGGCCATGGCGTGAGCATAGCCAGTCTGTTCGGGACTTCCCGACACGCCGGTGTGCCATGGCGTGAACTCTGCGCGACCGCTCTGTTAAACGGGTGATGCCGCTCTGCCGGGGGGCGCGGCGCGGGGGACCGGGCAGGCCGTGCACGGGCGGAGAATGGCTCCATGAGTCCTCTGTTGCGGCGCGCGAAGAAGAAGCCCGGCGAGCGAGTGGTGACGCTGATCGGCAAACCGGAGTGTCATCTGTGCGACGACGCCCGGGCGGTCGTCGAGGAGGTGTGCGCCGAGACGGGCGCGTCGTGGGAGGAGAAGGACATCACCCAGGACGAGGCGCTGCACCGGGCGTACTGGGAGCAGATCCCGGTGGTGCTCGTCGACGGCGAGCAGCACACGTTCTGGAGGGTGGACCCGGGGCGGCTGCGGCGCGCGCTGGGGGCCTGACTCCCCCTTATGGCCGACTGCGGCGCCGCGCACGGCCGCGGGGGGCTGTTCGGCGGGTGTTCCGGCACTGTCACGGCTCTATCGGGACGCGAGGGGGACAGGGCACAGTAGACGGTCTCGGGGCGTATACGTGAGGAGTGTGTACGGGTTTGCCCCCTTCGGAGCCCCAACGGGCCGATGCGGTTCGAGGTTCCAGGTTCACGCGCGCGAAATGCGTGACCCCGGTCACTTTGCGCGGACAAAACGGACACCATCTTTGTGCACGCGTTCACAAAGACATAGCCTGCATTCGACGGGGCGGTCTTGGAACACACGGCCGCCTGCAGCCTCGCTCATCCCGCAGGAGCACCGTGGCAACTGGCCGAAATCACCGACCGGCGACCCGTAGCCGAGGAATCCCCGAGGCCACCGTCGCCCGGCTTCCGCTGTACCTCCGCGCCCTCACGGCGCTGTCCGAGCGTTCCGTGCCGACCGTCTCCTCCGAGGAGCTGGCGGCCGCGGCGGGCGTGAACTCGGCGAAGCTGCGCAAGGACTTCTCCTACCTCGGCTCGTACGGCACCCGGGGCGTCGGCTACGACGTGGAGTACCTCGTCTACCAGATCTCCCGCGAGCTGGGGCTCACGCAGGACTGGCCCGTGGTGATCGTCGGTATCGGTAACCTCGGCGCCGCGCTCGCCAACTACGGCGGCTTCGCCTCCCGTGGCTTCCGGGTCGCCGCGTTGATAGACGCGGACCCGACGATGGCCGGCAAGCCCGTCGCCGGCATCCCCGTCCAGCACACGGACGAGCTCGAGAAGATCATCAGCGACAACGGTGTGTCGATCGGCGTCATCTCCACGCCCGCCGGTGCCGCCCAGCAGGTGTGCGAGCGGCTGATCGCCGCCGGTGTCACCTCCATCCTCAACTTCGCCCCCACCGTCCTCTCCGTGCCCGACGGCGTCGATGTGCGCAAGGTCGACCTCTCGATCGAGCTGCAGATCCTCGCCTTCCACGAGCAGCGGAAGGCCGGCGAGGAGGCCGAGGCCGCGGCAGGCCGGAAGGGACCCGACGGGGACATGCCCGCCGTGATGCCGGCATGAGCCTCCTGGTCGTCGGACTGAGCCACCGCAGCGCGCCGGTCAGCGTGCTGGAGCGGGCGTCGCTGTCCGCGGACGCGCAGGTCAAGCTGCTGCACGACACGCTCGCCGCGGAGCCGGCGGCGGAGGCCGCGGTGCTGGCCACCTGCAACCGCATCGAGCTCTACGCCGACGTGGACAAGTTCCACGCGGGTGTGGCCGAGCTGTCCACCCTGCTCGCGCAGCACAGCGGGGTGGGGCTGGAGGAGCTCACCCCCTATCTGTACGTGCACTACGAGGACCGTGCGGTGCACCACCTGTTCTCGGTGGCGTGCGGGCTGGACTCGATGGTCGTGGGCGAGGGGCAGATCCTCGGCCAGATCAAGGACGCGCTGGCGCTGGGGCAGGAACTGCACACCGCCGGGCGGCTGATCAACGACCTGTTCCAGCAGGCGCTGCGGGTCGGCAAGCGCGCCCACAGCGAGACCGGGATCGACCGGGCCGGGCAGTCGCTCGTGACCTTCGGCCTGGAGCAGCTCGCGGAGGGCGCGGACGTCGAGAAGTGGGCGGCGGACAAGCGGGTGCTGGTGATCGGCGCCGGCTCGATGTCCTCGCTCGCCGCGACGACGCTGGCGCGCCTCGGTGTGGGCGAGCTCGTCGTCGCCAACCGGACGCTGGACCGCGCTGAACGACTGGCCTCCGTGCTCGCGGAGACGGGCGGGGTGACCGCGCGGGCGGTGCCCATGGCTGCGGTCGCCGACGAACTGACACGTGCCGATGCGGTGGTGTCCTGCACCGGAGCGACCGGTCTCGTCCTGACGGCGGAGTCGGTCGCGACCGCGCTGGCCGAGCATGTGGTGCCGGTGGGCGCGGACGCCGCGTCGGCGGTCCAGGACCTGCGCGCGCCCGACGGCAGCCTGGTCGCGCGGCTGGCCGAGTTCGCCGCGCGGGACGGGCGGGTCGCGGACCTCACCGTCGGCGCCGAGCCCCGGGTCCCTGCCCCCGATGCCGCGACGCAGGCCGGGTCCGCGAGCGGCGAGGCCGTCTGTCCCGTGGGACTGGACGAGCTGCACGTCGCGGAGACGCTGGCCCAGCACGGCGCCTGGATGGAGAACGCCGAGCGGACCCTGCCGCGCAACCCCGCACCCGTGCGCACCAACGGCGCGGTGCGTATCGGACTGCTCGATCTCGCCATGCCGCGGGACATCGATCACGCCGTCCACCGGCTCCCCGGTGTGCGGCTCGTCGACATCGAATCGCTCGCCGAGGCGTCCGCCGACGCCCCGATGGCCGCCGATGTCGATCAGGTGCGCAGCATCGTGTCCGACGAGGTCGCCGCGTTCGGTGCCGCCCAGCGGGCCGCGCGCATCACGCCGACCGTCGTCGCGCTGCGCACCATGGCCGCCGATGTCGTCGCCGGTGAGATCGCGCGCCTGGAGGGGCGGCTCACCGGTCTCGACGAGAAGCAGCGCGCCGAGATCAACCAGACCGTCCGCCGCGTCGTCGACAAGCTGCTCCACGCGCCCACCGTGCGCGTCAAGCAGCTCGCCAGCGAGCCCGGCGGCGCCGGATACGCCGACGCACTGCGGACGCTCTTCGACCTCGACCCGGAGACGGTCGCCTCCGTCAGCCGGGCCGACATGAATGACGCAGACGTCAAGAACCGAGGGCGAGTATGACCGAGAGGGCACTGAGACTCGGGACCAGGCGCAGCAAGCTCGCCATGGCCCAGTCCGGGCAAGTGGCTCAG is a genomic window containing:
- a CDS encoding glutaredoxin family protein, producing MSPLLRRAKKKPGERVVTLIGKPECHLCDDARAVVEEVCAETGASWEEKDITQDEALHRAYWEQIPVVLVDGEQHTFWRVDPGRLRRALGA
- a CDS encoding redox-sensing transcriptional repressor Rex; the encoded protein is MATGRNHRPATRSRGIPEATVARLPLYLRALTALSERSVPTVSSEELAAAAGVNSAKLRKDFSYLGSYGTRGVGYDVEYLVYQISRELGLTQDWPVVIVGIGNLGAALANYGGFASRGFRVAALIDADPTMAGKPVAGIPVQHTDELEKIISDNGVSIGVISTPAGAAQQVCERLIAAGVTSILNFAPTVLSVPDGVDVRKVDLSIELQILAFHEQRKAGEEAEAAAGRKGPDGDMPAVMPA
- a CDS encoding HAD family hydrolase, giving the protein MAALGWLTPRRRSATARSVLAGEAAAEAARKTSQQLDEFGTLDGFAPPAEPDFPVLGDDRAAAFFDLDNTVMQGAAIFHFGRGLYKRKFFQRRELARFAWQQTWFRLAGVEDPEHMQDVRESALSIVKGHRVSELMSIGEEIYDEYMADRIWPGTRALAQAHLDAGQKVWLVTAAPVETATIIARRLGLTGALGTVAESVDGVYTGKLVGEPLHGPAKAEAVRALAAAEGLELARCAAYSDSHNDIPMLSLVGHPYAINPDTKLRKHAREREWRLRDYRTGRKAAKVGIPAAAGVGAIAGGTAAAVALHRRRR
- a CDS encoding ECF subfamily RNA polymerase sigma factor, BldN family, whose protein sequence is MYPHVGVDASGLATLRAAVLDHLRGFVPTAYAGPALAMPRLATSGPAAPCYALADGRAVGRRSSRGGSGASTTARRPSADSDSARMMELVERAQAGEAEAFGRLYDQYSDTVYRYIYYRVGGKATAEDLTSETFLRALRRISTFTWQGRDFGAWLVTIARNLVADHFKSSRFRLEVTTGEMLDANEVERSPEDSVLESLSNAALLEAVKKLNPQQQECVTLRFLQGLSVAETARVMGKNEGAIKTLQYRAVRTLARLLPDDAR
- a CDS encoding glutamyl-tRNA reductase yields the protein MSLLVVGLSHRSAPVSVLERASLSADAQVKLLHDTLAAEPAAEAAVLATCNRIELYADVDKFHAGVAELSTLLAQHSGVGLEELTPYLYVHYEDRAVHHLFSVACGLDSMVVGEGQILGQIKDALALGQELHTAGRLINDLFQQALRVGKRAHSETGIDRAGQSLVTFGLEQLAEGADVEKWAADKRVLVIGAGSMSSLAATTLARLGVGELVVANRTLDRAERLASVLAETGGVTARAVPMAAVADELTRADAVVSCTGATGLVLTAESVATALAEHVVPVGADAASAVQDLRAPDGSLVARLAEFAARDGRVADLTVGAEPRVPAPDAATQAGSASGEAVCPVGLDELHVAETLAQHGAWMENAERTLPRNPAPVRTNGAVRIGLLDLAMPRDIDHAVHRLPGVRLVDIESLAEASADAPMAADVDQVRSIVSDEVAAFGAAQRAARITPTVVALRTMAADVVAGEIARLEGRLTGLDEKQRAEINQTVRRVVDKLLHAPTVRVKQLASEPGGAGYADALRTLFDLDPETVASVSRADMNDADVKNRGRV